From the genome of Sus scrofa isolate TJ Tabasco breed Duroc unplaced genomic scaffold, Sscrofa11.1 Contig59, whole genome shotgun sequence, one region includes:
- the LOC110258978 gene encoding olfactory receptor 1Q1-like, with translation MDNTTWTSVSHFVLLGISTHQEEKIPLFLLFLLMYAINVSGNLAIITLIVSTPRLQTPMYIFLSNLALADICSTSTTVPKMLHNILSPTKAISFTGCLAQTYFFICFAAMENFLLAAMAYDRYIAICHPFRYPMVLSRRLCVQMVALCHILSHLHALLHTLLMGRLIFCADNRIPHFFCDLYPLMKISCSSTHLNTLMIHTEGVIVINGALAFIIASYACIISVVLQRPSAKGRWRAFSTCGSHLTVVAIFYGTLTWVYFRPPPSYSVASGRILTVMYTVVTPMLNPFIYSLRNGDVKGALRKWMSRLCTSLFR, from the coding sequence ATGGACAATACAACCTGGACCAGTGTATCCCACTTTGTTCTCTTGGGCATTTCTACCCACCAGGAAGAGAAGATCccactcttccttctttttctactcATGTATGCCATCAACGTCTCTGGCAACTTGGCCATCATCACACTGATTGTCTCTACTCCACGCCTCCAAACCCCCATGTACATCTTCCTCAGCAACTTGGCCTTGGCTGACATCTGCTCCACCTCCACCACGGTCCCCAAGATGCTGCACAACATTCTCTCTCCTACAAAGGCCATTTCCTTCACAGGCTGCTTAGCTCAGacttatttcttcatttgctttgCAGCCATGGAAAACTTCCTCCTGGCTGCGATGGCCTATGACAGATACATTGCAATCTGCCACCCTTTCCGCTACCCTATGGTTCTGAGCAGAAGGCTGTGTGTGCAGATGGTGGCCCTGTGCCACATCCTCTCCCACCTTCATGCCCTGCTGCACACCCTTCTCATGGGCCGACTGATATTCTGTGCAGACAATAGGATccctcatttcttctgtgacctataccctcTGATGAAGATCTCCTGCTCCAGCACCCACCTCAACACCTTGATGATTCACACAGAGGGGGTCATTGTCATCAATGGAGCTCTGGCCTTCATCATTGCCTCCTATGCCTGCATCATCTCAGTGGTCCTCCAGAGACCCTCAGCCAAGGGCAGGTGGagagccttttccacctgtggctcccacctcactGTGGTGGCTATATTCTATGGTACCCTCACCTGGGTCTACTTCCGGCCCCCTCCCAGTTACTCAGTGGCCAGTGGTCGCATCCTGACAGTCATGTACACGGTGGtaacccccatgctgaaccccttcatttaTAGCCTGAGGAATGGGGATGTCAAGGGAGCCTTGAGAAAATGGATGAGCAGACTATGCACTTCTTTATTTAGATAA